In Cervus elaphus chromosome 3, mCerEla1.1, whole genome shotgun sequence, the following proteins share a genomic window:
- the LOC122678061 gene encoding olfactory receptor 8S1-like, protein MALRNHSTITEFVLTGLSDDPRIEALLFVLFLVIYLLTMMGNLMMLLVIRADSHLHTPMYYFLSNLSFLDLCFSSVTVPKLLKDLLSEKKTISLEGCLAQVFFVFFSSGTEACLLSVMAYDRYAAICHPLHYGQVMSNQLCVRLVLISWGLASLNAVIIELLAINLDFCDAQTIHHYTCELPSFFPLSCSDISINNSILICSILLHGSGTFLPIIFSYTRIVSTILNITSTTGRSKAFSTCSSHLIAVILFFGLGMLRYLMPSSGSFLDLLSSLQYSVITPMLNPLIYSFKNKEVKGAVKRTLGKYRHYCTG, encoded by the coding sequence ATGGCCCTGAGGAACCACAGCACCATCACCGAGTTTGTCCTCACGGGGCTGTCAGACGACCCCCGCATCGAGGCTCTGCTCTTCGTGCTCTTCCTGGTGATTTACCTCCTGACCATGATGGGGAACCTGATGATGCTGCTGGTGATCAGGGctgactcccacctccacacGCCCATGTACTACTTCTTGAGTAATCTATCATTCCTAGACCTCTGCTTCTCCTCTGTCACTGTGCCCAAGCTCCTGAAGGACCTCCTGTCTGAGAAGAAGACCATCTCTCTCGAGGGCTGTCTGGCTCAGgtcttctttgtgtttttctcttcAGGAACTGAAGCCTGTCTGCTCTcggtgatggcctatgaccgctatgctGCCATCTGTCACCCCCTGCACTATGGCCAGGTGATGAGCAACCAGCTCTGTGTGAGGCTGGTGTTGATCTCATGGGGTCTGGCCTCTCTCAATGCAGTCATCATTGAGCTCTTGGCTATTAATCTGGATTTCTGTGATGCTCAAACTATCCACCACTACACCTGTGAGCTGCCCTCCTTCTTCCCTTTGTCTTGCTCTGATATCTCCATCAATAACAGTATCTTGATCTGCTCCATCTTACTCCATGGATCTGGAACCTTCCTCCCAATAATCTTCTCTTACACTCGCATTGTCTCCACCATTCTGAACATCACCTCCACCACAGGCAGAAgcaaggccttctccacctgctcctcccacctcatTGCAGTGATCCTGTTCTTTGGCCTAGGTATGCTTCGCTATCTCATgccttcctctggttccttcctgGATTTGCTCTCTTCCTTACAATACAGTGTGATCACACCCATGCTGAATCCCCTCATCTACAGCTTCAAAAACAAGGAGGTAAAGGGAGCTGTGAAAAGGACTTTGGGGAAATATCGGCACTATTGCACAGGTTGA